In a genomic window of Glycine max cultivar Williams 82 chromosome 13, Glycine_max_v4.0, whole genome shotgun sequence:
- the LOC100775864 gene encoding pyrophosphate-energized vacuolar membrane proton pump gives MGAVILPDLGTEILIPVCAIIGIGFALFQWVLVSKVKLSAARDASPNAAGKNGYNDYLIEEEEGLNDHNVVLKCAEIQNAISEGATSFLFTEYKYVGIFMVAFAILIFLFLGSVEGFSTSYQPCTYDQTKMCKPALATAVFSTISFLLGGVTSLISGFLGMKIATYANARTTLEARKGVGKAFITAFRSGAVMGFLLAANGLLVLYIAINLFKIYYGDDWGGLFEAITGYGLGGSSMALFGRVGGGIYTKAADVGADLVGKVERNIPEDDPRNPAVIADNVGDNVGDIAGMGSDLFGSYAESSCAALVVASISSFGVNHELTAMLYPLIISSVGILVCLLTTLFATDFFEIKAVKEIEPALKKQLIISTALMTIGIAIVSWIALPTSFTIFNFGVQKDVKNWQLFLCVAVGLWAGLIIGFVTEYYTSNAYSPVQDVADSCRTGAATNVIFGLALGYKSVIIPIFAIAISIFVSFTFAAMYGIAVAALGMLSTIATGLAIDAYGPISDNAGGIAEMAGMSHRIRERTDALDAAGNTTAAIGKGFAIGSAALVSLALFGAFVSRAAITTVDVLTPKVFIGLIVGAMLPYWFSAMTMKSVGSAALKMVEEVRRQFNTIPGLMEGTAKPDYATCVKISTDASIKEMIPPGALVMLTPLVVGILFGVETLSGVLAGSLVSGVQIAISASNTGGAWDNAKKYIEAGASEHARSLGPKGSDCHKAAVIGDTIGDPLKDTSGPSLNILIKLMAVESLVFAPFFATHGGLLFKI, from the exons ATGGGAGCAGTGATTCTCCCAGATCTCGGCACCGAGATTTTGATTCCGGTCTGCGCCATCATTGGAATAGGGTTCGCCCTCTTCCAGTGGGTCCTCGTCTCCAAGGTTAAGCTCTCCGCTGCCAGAGACGCTTCCCCTAACGCCGCCGGCAAAAATGGCTACAACGATTACCTCATCGAAGAAGAGGAAGGCCTCAACGATCACAACGTTGTCCTCAAATGCGCCGAAATCCAAAACGCCATTTCCGAAG GAGCAACCTCTTTCCTTTTCACTGAATACAAGTATGTGGGAATCTTCATGGTGGCTTTTGCCATTTTGATATTCCTATTCCTTGGCTCTGTGGAAGGATTCAGCACGAGCTACCAGCCTTGCACCTATGATCAAACTAAAATGTGTAAGCCAGCTCTTGCTACTGCTGTTTTCAGCACCATATCTTTCCTGCTTGGTGGTGTCACATCGCTTATTTCTGGATTCCTTGGAATGAAAATTGCAACTTACGCCAATGCAAGAACCACCCTGGAGGCAAGAAAGGGTGTTGGGAAGGCTTTCATTACGGCTTTTAGATCTGGTGCAGTTATGGGTTTTCTCCTTGCTGCAAATGGTCTTTTGGTTCTTTACATTGCCATCAACTTGTTCAAGATTTACTATGGTGATGACTGGGGTGGTCTTTTTGAGGCCATCACTGGTTATGGTCTTGGTGGGTCTTCTATGGCTTTGTTTGGAAGAGTTGGTGGAGGTATCTATACTAAGGCTGCTGATGTTGGTGCTGATCTTGTCGGAAAGGTTGAAAGAAACATCCCCGAAGATGATCCAAGAAATCCAGCT GTGATTGCTGATAATGTTGGTGATAATGTTGGGGATATCGCTGGTATGGGATCTGATCTTTTTGGTTCATATGCCGAGTCATCCTGTGCTGCTCTTGTTGTTGCTTCCATCTCTTCTTTTGGGGTGAATCATGAGTTGACTGCTATGTTATACCCTCTCATTATCAGTTCTGTGGGTATCCTTGTTTGTTTGCTCACAACCTTATTTGCAACTGACTTCTTTGAGATCAAGGCTGTAAAGGAGATTGAGCCTGCATTGAAGAAACAACTCATCATTTCCACTGCCCTGATGACTATTGGGATTGCAATTGTTAGTTGGATTGCACTCCCAACTTCCTTCACTATCTTCAATTTTGGAGTTCAGAAAGATGTCAAGAATTG GCAGCTATTCTTGTGTGTTGCTGTTGGTCTTTGGGCAGGTCTTATTATTGGATTTGTAACTGAGTACTATACTAGCAATGCATATAG TCCGGTGCAAGATGTTGCAGACTCCTGCAGGACTGGTGCTGCAACTAATGTTATATTTGGCCTTGCCTTGGGATACAAGTCTGTTATTATTCCAATTTTTGCTATTGCCATTAGTATTTTTGTTAGTTTCACCTTTGCTGCCATGTATGGTATTGCTGTTGCTGCGCTTGGCATGCTGAGTACCATTGCCACCGGATTGGCCATTGATGCATATGGTCCAATCAGTGACAATGCTGGAGGTATTGCTGAAATGGCTGGTATGAGTCACAGAATTAGAGAGAGAACTGATGCCCTTGATGCTGCCGGAAACACGACTGCCGCTATTGGGAAG GGATTTGCCATTGGTTCTGCTGCCCTTGTATCACTGGCCCTCTTTGGTGCCTTTGTGAGCCGAGCTGCTATTACAACTGTTGATGTGTTGACTCCAAAGGTTTTCATTGGTTTGATTGTGGGTGCAATGCTTCCTTACTGGTTTTCTGCTATGACTATGAAGAGTGTGGGAAGTGCTGCTCTGAAGATGGTTGAAGAAGTACGCAGGCAATTCAACACCATTCCAGGGTTGATGGAGGGAACTGCTAAGCCTGACTATGCCACATGTGTTAAGATCTCCACTGATGCTTCCATTAAAGAAATGATTCCACCTGGTGCTCTTGTCATGCTTACACCGCTTGTTGTTGGAATCCTTTTTGGTGTTGAAACACTTTCTGGTGTCCTAGCTGGATCTTTGGTGTCTGGTGTACAG ATTGCTATTTCTGCATCCAACACCGGTGGTGCTTGGGATAATGCCAAGAAGTACATTGAG GCTGGTGCTTCTGAGCATGCAAGAAGCCTTGGTCCAAAAGGGTCAGATTGTCACAAGGCAGCTGTTATTGGTGACACCATTGGAGACCCTCTAAAGGATACATCTGGACCTTCACTTAACATCCTTATTAAGCTCATGGCGGTTGAGTCTCTTGTGTTTGCTCCCTTCTTTGCTACACATGGTGGCCTACTCTTCAAGATCTAA
- the LOC100806856 gene encoding probable anion transporter 6, chloroplastic isoform X1 gives MARLTLRPDNSCFFSHTQRANSHTPFTRTTSFQRFHFHLSSSNHTLRLSRIVSSAQQNAKETQRVSMAKAKAKVLTDLQVEEVEKQHETLSWNWPPWKNLPQRYKLIGTTSLAFIICNMDKVNLSIAIIPMSHQFGWNSSTAGLVQSSFFWGYALSQLPGGWLAKIFGGGAVLEVGVLIWSVATALVPFLAGYMPGLLLSRVLVGIGEGVSPSAATDLIARSIPLEERSRAVALVFGGLSVGSVMGLLLAPPLIQNLGWESVFYIFGLLGIAWFLGFQVLEGGETQLNAESLSSAQDIMTQSWKTSLRELNGSLKDVPWKAFFQNRAVWAMIYAHFCGSWGHYNCLSWLPTFFSEELNLNLTEAAWVSILPPLASIFVTSLAAQLADNLISRGVETTVVRKICQSIAFLSPAICMTLSSLDLGLPPWEIVGILTSGLALSSFALSGLYCTHQDMSPEYASILLGITNTVGAIPGIVGVALTGYLLDSTHSWSISLFAPSIFFYVTGTIIWLAFASSKPQSFSEQN, from the exons ATGGCCAGGCTCACGCTGAGACCAGACAATTCCTGCTTCTTTTCACACACTCAAAGAGCTAATTCCCACACCCCTTTTACCAGAACAACCTCGTTTCAACGTTTTCACTTTCATCTCTCATCATCCAACCACACCCTCAGGCTCAGCAGAATAGTTTCTAGTGCTCAACAAAATGCTAAAGAAACCCAGAGAGTGTCCATGGCCAAGGCAAAGGCCAAGGTTCTCACGGACCTTCAAGTGGAAGAGGTGGAGAAGCAGCATGAGACCTTGTCTTGGAACTGGCCACCTTGGAAGAATCTTCCCCAAAGATACAAGCTCATCGGCACCACATCATTGGCCTTCATTATTTGTAACATGGATAAG GTGAACTTGAGTATTGCCATAATTCCAATGTCTCATCAATTTGGGTGGAACTCATCAACAGCAGGATTGGTTCAGTCCTCCTTCTTCTGGGGCTATGCATTGAGTCAATTACCTGGGGGTTGGCTAGCCAAAATATTTGGTGGCGG AGCTGTTCTTGAGGTTGGAGTATTGATATGGTCAGTGGCTACAGCTCTTGTTCCTTTTCTTGCTGGATATATGCCTGGCTTATTGTTGTCAAGGGTTTTG GTTGGGATAGGCGAAGGTGTTTCACCATCTGCTGCTACTGATCTCATTGCCAG GTCAATACCATTAGAAGAGCGCTCACGTGCAGTAGCATTGGTTTTTGGTGGTTTGAGTGTTGGAAGTGTTATGGG GCTTCTTTTGGCTCCTCCCCTTATCCAAAATCTTGGTTGGGAATCAGTATTCTATATATTTGGTCTCTTGGGAATTGCTTG GTTTTTGGGGTTTCAAGTTCTTGAAGGAGGTGAAACACAATTAAATGCAGAATCTCTTTCAT CAGCCCAAGATATCATGACACAATCATGGAAGACTTCTCTAAGAGAATTGAATGGCTCTTTGAAG GATGTACCATGGAAGGCTTTTTTCCAAAATCGTGCTGTGTGGGCTATGATATATGCTCATTTCTGTGGCAGTTGGGGTCACTATAACTGTCTATCATGGCTTCCCACATTTTTTAG TGAGGAGCTGAATCTAAATCTGACTGAAGCTGCATGG GTCTCTATTCTTCCGCCACTGGCTTCAATATTTGTGACTAGTCTTGCAGCGCAATTAGCTGACAACTTGATTTCAAGAGGAGTTGAAACCACTGTG gttcGAAAGATCTGCCAATCAATTGCATTTTTGTCCCCTGCAATCTGCATGACTCTTTCCTCGCTGGATCTAGGGCTACCGCCTTGGGAGATTGTGGGGATTCTCACAAGTGGTTTAGCCCTCTCAAGCTTTGCCTTATCAG GACTCTATTGTACCCATCAAGACATGTCACCAGAATATGCAAGTATACTTCTG GGTATAACTAATACTGTTGGGGCTATTCCTGGAATTGTGGGTGTAGCCCTCACTGGTTATCTTCTGGATTCAACTCATTCATGGAGT ATATCACTATTTGCACCATCGATCTTCTTCTATGTGACTGGTACCATCATATGGTTGGCGTTTGCCAGCAGTAAGCCTCAAAGTTTTTCTGAGCAAAACTGA
- the LOC100806856 gene encoding probable anion transporter 6, chloroplastic isoform X2 has product MARLTLRPDNSCFFSHTQRANSHTPFTRTTSFQRFHFHLSSSNHTLRLSRIVSSAQQNAKETQRVSMAKAKAKVLTDLQVEEVEKQHETLSWNWPPWKNLPQRYKLIGTTSLAFIICNMDKVNLSIAIIPMSHQFGWNSSTAGLVQSSFFWGYALSQLPGGWLAKIFGGGAVLEVGVLIWSVATALVPFLAGYMPGLLLSRVLVGIGEGVSPSAATDLIARSIPLEERSRAVALVFGGLSVGSVMGLLLAPPLIQNLGWESVFYIFGLLGIAWFLGFQVLEGGETQLNAESLSSQDIMTQSWKTSLRELNGSLKDVPWKAFFQNRAVWAMIYAHFCGSWGHYNCLSWLPTFFSEELNLNLTEAAWVSILPPLASIFVTSLAAQLADNLISRGVETTVVRKICQSIAFLSPAICMTLSSLDLGLPPWEIVGILTSGLALSSFALSGLYCTHQDMSPEYASILLGITNTVGAIPGIVGVALTGYLLDSTHSWSISLFAPSIFFYVTGTIIWLAFASSKPQSFSEQN; this is encoded by the exons ATGGCCAGGCTCACGCTGAGACCAGACAATTCCTGCTTCTTTTCACACACTCAAAGAGCTAATTCCCACACCCCTTTTACCAGAACAACCTCGTTTCAACGTTTTCACTTTCATCTCTCATCATCCAACCACACCCTCAGGCTCAGCAGAATAGTTTCTAGTGCTCAACAAAATGCTAAAGAAACCCAGAGAGTGTCCATGGCCAAGGCAAAGGCCAAGGTTCTCACGGACCTTCAAGTGGAAGAGGTGGAGAAGCAGCATGAGACCTTGTCTTGGAACTGGCCACCTTGGAAGAATCTTCCCCAAAGATACAAGCTCATCGGCACCACATCATTGGCCTTCATTATTTGTAACATGGATAAG GTGAACTTGAGTATTGCCATAATTCCAATGTCTCATCAATTTGGGTGGAACTCATCAACAGCAGGATTGGTTCAGTCCTCCTTCTTCTGGGGCTATGCATTGAGTCAATTACCTGGGGGTTGGCTAGCCAAAATATTTGGTGGCGG AGCTGTTCTTGAGGTTGGAGTATTGATATGGTCAGTGGCTACAGCTCTTGTTCCTTTTCTTGCTGGATATATGCCTGGCTTATTGTTGTCAAGGGTTTTG GTTGGGATAGGCGAAGGTGTTTCACCATCTGCTGCTACTGATCTCATTGCCAG GTCAATACCATTAGAAGAGCGCTCACGTGCAGTAGCATTGGTTTTTGGTGGTTTGAGTGTTGGAAGTGTTATGGG GCTTCTTTTGGCTCCTCCCCTTATCCAAAATCTTGGTTGGGAATCAGTATTCTATATATTTGGTCTCTTGGGAATTGCTTG GTTTTTGGGGTTTCAAGTTCTTGAAGGAGGTGAAACACAATTAAATGCAGAATCTCTTTCAT CCCAAGATATCATGACACAATCATGGAAGACTTCTCTAAGAGAATTGAATGGCTCTTTGAAG GATGTACCATGGAAGGCTTTTTTCCAAAATCGTGCTGTGTGGGCTATGATATATGCTCATTTCTGTGGCAGTTGGGGTCACTATAACTGTCTATCATGGCTTCCCACATTTTTTAG TGAGGAGCTGAATCTAAATCTGACTGAAGCTGCATGG GTCTCTATTCTTCCGCCACTGGCTTCAATATTTGTGACTAGTCTTGCAGCGCAATTAGCTGACAACTTGATTTCAAGAGGAGTTGAAACCACTGTG gttcGAAAGATCTGCCAATCAATTGCATTTTTGTCCCCTGCAATCTGCATGACTCTTTCCTCGCTGGATCTAGGGCTACCGCCTTGGGAGATTGTGGGGATTCTCACAAGTGGTTTAGCCCTCTCAAGCTTTGCCTTATCAG GACTCTATTGTACCCATCAAGACATGTCACCAGAATATGCAAGTATACTTCTG GGTATAACTAATACTGTTGGGGCTATTCCTGGAATTGTGGGTGTAGCCCTCACTGGTTATCTTCTGGATTCAACTCATTCATGGAGT ATATCACTATTTGCACCATCGATCTTCTTCTATGTGACTGGTACCATCATATGGTTGGCGTTTGCCAGCAGTAAGCCTCAAAGTTTTTCTGAGCAAAACTGA
- the LOC100778008 gene encoding heparanase-like protein 3 isoform X1 encodes MGSQIRLLGLCLWMYLSSLSFIGAGAVYGREGEVVKGIVLVHGKTAIGRIDDDSVCATLDWWPPQKCDYGKCSWGHASLLNLDLNNKILLNAVKAFSPLKIRLGGTLQDKVMYGTEDCRQPCTPFVLNANEMFGFTQGCLPMYRWDELNSFFQKAGAKVVFGLNALAGKSMKSGSAVGPWNYTNAESLIRYTVRKKYTIHGWELGNELCGSGIGASVAADQYASDVAALRNIVENAYRGIEPKPLVIAPGGFFDSDWFKEFISKSGKSADVITHHIYNLGPGVDDHLTEKILDPSYLDGEANTFSSLKGILQSSSTSVKSWVGEAGGAYNSGHHLVSDAFVYSFWYLDQLGMSAVYDTRTYCRQSLIGGNYGLLNTSTFVPNPDYYSALLWHRLMGGRVLLTTFYGTKKIRTYAHCAKESKGITILVLNLDNSTTVQVNVALKFNKLPYRRVGEPARREYHLTAPDRNLHSQTMLLNGKMLSVNSAGEIPPLEPLYVNSRKPIIVGPLSIVFAHIPNVLLSACS; translated from the exons ATGGGTTCTCAGATAAGGCTTCTGGGTCTGTGTCTATGGATGTACTTGTCAAGCTTAAGCTTCATTGGAGCCGGTGCTGTGTATGGAAGAGAAGGTGAAGTTGTGAAAGGGATTGTTTTAGTTCATGGGAAAACTGCAATTGGAAGGATTGATGATGATTCTGTTTGTGCAACTCTGGATTGGTGGCCTCCTCAGAAATGTGACTATGGAAAATGCAGTTGGGGTCATGCTTCTCTGCTCAACCTg GACCTCaacaacaaaattttgttaaatgcaGTAAAAG CCTTTTCACCCTTGAAAATTAGATTAGGTGGCACTTTGCAAGACAAGGTCATGTATGGAACTGAAGATTGTCGGCAACCCTGTACTCCTTTTGTTTTGAATGCGAATGAAATGTTCGGTTTCACTCAAGGGTGCTTACCGATGTATAGGTGGGATGAGCTAAACAGCTTTTTCCAAAAAGCAGG GGCTAAGGTTGTCTTTGGATTAAATGCTCTTGCTGGAAAATCTATGAAGTCTGGTTCTGCTGTTGGACCTTGGAACTACACCAATGCTGAATCGTTAATACGATACACAGTCAGAAAGAAGTACACCATTCATGGTTGGGAACTTG GCAATGaattgtgtggaagtggaattGGAGCAAGTGTTGCAGCAGATCAATATGCTTCTGATGTTGCTGCTTTAAGAAACATAGTTGAAAATGCATATAGAGGGATTGAACCTAAGCCACTAGTCATTGCACCTGGAGGCTTCTTTGACTCGGAttggttcaaggaatttatAAGCAAATCTGGTAAATCTGCAGACGTGATCACCCACCACATTTATAACCTTGGGCCAG GAGTTGATGACCACCTAACTGAAAAAATTCTTGACCCTTCCTATCTGGATGGAGAGGCTAACACATTCAGCAGCCTCAAAGgtatacttcaaagttcatcaACCTCAGTAAAATCATGGGTTGGTGAGGCAGGAGGGGCTTACAATAGTGGCCATCATCTTGTGTCTGATGCATTTGTCTACAGCTTCTG GTATTTGGACCAGCTTGGCATGTCAGCTGTTTATGACACCAGAACATACTGCAGACAAAGTTTGATAGGAGGAAACTATGGTTTGCTGAATACTAGTACTTTCGTGCCAAATCCAGACTATTATAg TGCACTTCTATGGCACCGACTCATGGGAGGCCGTGTCCTCTTAACTACCTTCTATGGGACAAAGAAGATAAGAACTTATGCACATTGTGCAAAGGAATCC AAAGGGATCACAATACTAGTGCTCAACTTGGACAACAGCACCACTGTTCAAGTCAATGTGgccttaaaatttaacaagttACCATACCGTAGAGTGGGTGAACCAGCCAGAAGAGAGTACCATTTAACTGCACCAGACAGGAATTTACATAGCCAAACTATGTTGCTAAATGGAAAAATGTTAAGTGTAAACTCAGCTGGTGAAATTCCTCCTTTAGAGCCTCTATATGTAAACTCAAGAAAGCCAATAATAGTTGGTCCTCTATCTATTGTATTTGCTCATATACCAAATGTTCTTCTTTCGGCCTGCAGCTAA
- the LOC100778008 gene encoding heparanase-like protein 3 isoform X2, with the protein MKSGSAVGPWNYTNAESLIRYTVRKKYTIHGWELGNELCGSGIGASVAADQYASDVAALRNIVENAYRGIEPKPLVIAPGGFFDSDWFKEFISKSGKSADVITHHIYNLGPGVDDHLTEKILDPSYLDGEANTFSSLKGILQSSSTSVKSWVGEAGGAYNSGHHLVSDAFVYSFWYLDQLGMSAVYDTRTYCRQSLIGGNYGLLNTSTFVPNPDYYSALLWHRLMGGRVLLTTFYGTKKIRTYAHCAKESKGITILVLNLDNSTTVQVNVALKFNKLPYRRVGEPARREYHLTAPDRNLHSQTMLLNGKMLSVNSAGEIPPLEPLYVNSRKPIIVGPLSIVFAHIPNVLLSACS; encoded by the exons ATGAAGTCTGGTTCTGCTGTTGGACCTTGGAACTACACCAATGCTGAATCGTTAATACGATACACAGTCAGAAAGAAGTACACCATTCATGGTTGGGAACTTG GCAATGaattgtgtggaagtggaattGGAGCAAGTGTTGCAGCAGATCAATATGCTTCTGATGTTGCTGCTTTAAGAAACATAGTTGAAAATGCATATAGAGGGATTGAACCTAAGCCACTAGTCATTGCACCTGGAGGCTTCTTTGACTCGGAttggttcaaggaatttatAAGCAAATCTGGTAAATCTGCAGACGTGATCACCCACCACATTTATAACCTTGGGCCAG GAGTTGATGACCACCTAACTGAAAAAATTCTTGACCCTTCCTATCTGGATGGAGAGGCTAACACATTCAGCAGCCTCAAAGgtatacttcaaagttcatcaACCTCAGTAAAATCATGGGTTGGTGAGGCAGGAGGGGCTTACAATAGTGGCCATCATCTTGTGTCTGATGCATTTGTCTACAGCTTCTG GTATTTGGACCAGCTTGGCATGTCAGCTGTTTATGACACCAGAACATACTGCAGACAAAGTTTGATAGGAGGAAACTATGGTTTGCTGAATACTAGTACTTTCGTGCCAAATCCAGACTATTATAg TGCACTTCTATGGCACCGACTCATGGGAGGCCGTGTCCTCTTAACTACCTTCTATGGGACAAAGAAGATAAGAACTTATGCACATTGTGCAAAGGAATCC AAAGGGATCACAATACTAGTGCTCAACTTGGACAACAGCACCACTGTTCAAGTCAATGTGgccttaaaatttaacaagttACCATACCGTAGAGTGGGTGAACCAGCCAGAAGAGAGTACCATTTAACTGCACCAGACAGGAATTTACATAGCCAAACTATGTTGCTAAATGGAAAAATGTTAAGTGTAAACTCAGCTGGTGAAATTCCTCCTTTAGAGCCTCTATATGTAAACTCAAGAAAGCCAATAATAGTTGGTCCTCTATCTATTGTATTTGCTCATATACCAAATGTTCTTCTTTCGGCCTGCAGCTAA